ATTTTTCAATAAATTTGATAAAGACACAAACTATGGTTTTAAATATGATTATTACAATAATCAAGAAATATATTTTAATAGAAATTATTATGATGAATATAAAGTATATCATGTAGAAACCTCATTGTATTGTATTTGTAAAACAGAAGAAAGAACGCTCATTTGGAAAGGTTATATTGATATAATTGACCCTAATTCCATAAATGAAACGGTAAAAGATTATATTAATTTAGTATTGTTTGTATTAGAAGAACAAAACTTAATACAAAAAAATGAATAACTAGATTTAAGACGATAAGTCTCTATAGTTCACCTATGATATTATAAATTGTAATTCTACTACCAACCTTATAATTTAACGCTGTAGTATTTTCTAATTGTCTTTATTATTCTCTTTCAGTTTCTTCTTCTCCAATTTTTTGAAATAACCTCTGAATAAAAAATTATGCTTTAACGCTTCTAAATTTTCATTTAAAAGGGTACTTCCATCCTTTAGGTTCATCATAGTACTATCTATATTCTTAACAAAAACAGTATCATTAATCATATAATTGAGTGCTCCATCACCTGATTTTATCCCTATAACCACATTATTTATATTAGTAAGTACTGAATCTATTTTACTACTAGAGTAATCAAGGTTTTGAATGATAGATTTCATTTTTTTTGCTGATATAGAATCACTCAATAAGACAGCCGCCACACTCTCATTATAATTTACAGAATTAATAATTTTATTAAGTTTATCTATAGTTTCTGAAGCACTAATACTGGCGGATTTTAATGTTAAAAAAGTCTCTTTTATGTTTAACGCCAAGCTTTCATCATTGATTAGCATCCCTAGGGTCCCTTTTCCTTGATTAACTTCGGTGGTTATTTTTAGTAAATCTGATGTTAGTAGTGCTGCGTTTTCATTGGTAGTATTTAAAGTTGACATCATATCACTGGTTGAAATTTTGCTAAATGATTTAATCGTATCTCCAGACATTAATGCTTCCGAACTTTCTTTTACGGGAACAATGTTAATAATCATACTACCCACCAAACCGTCAGAACTAATCGCTGCCAATGCGTTCTTTTTTAAATGTTGTAAAATTTTATCTTCAACAATCATGTCTACACAAATTGTAGTGTCATTAATCATTTCGATACTTTTTACGGTACCAACATTAATACCCGAATATCTAACATTATTACCTAATTGTAAGCCGTTCACATTATTAAACACGGCACTTATTTTAAATGTTTTACCAAAAATATTTTGTTTATTCCCTATAAAATAAAGAGCAATTATTAATAATAGTGTACTCACAATTATAAATAAACCCAATTTAAATTTCTGTGTTTTCGTTTGTTGCATAGCTTCATTATTTAAAAAATGCTTTAATATTTTTATCCGTTGATAATGCCAATTCTGCAAAACTACCTTCAGCATAATTTACACCATCAATTAGCAGAATCATTCTGTTCGCAATTACTCGAGCACAATCAACATCGTGCGTTATTATTAACGATGAAGCTCCATATTTTTCCTGAATATCTCTCATCAATTGAATAATTTCTTTTGAGGTTATCGGATCTAATCCCGTCGTTGGTTCATCATAAATTATAATTTTAGGTTTTAGAATAATAGCTCTTGCTAAAGCAACTCTACGTTTCATACCTCCAGAGAGTTCTTCGGGCATTAAATCCATTACATGAGCTAAACCAACACTATCTAATGCTTCTAATACTAAAGCATCTTTTTGCTTAAACTTTTCTTTGTTTTTACGTAGCGGAAACTCTAAATTTTCGCGTACCGTCATAGAATCATAAAGAGCACTACCTTGAAAAAGAAACCCTATTTGTGATCTTAAGTCATTTAATTGATTCTGTGTGAGTTTAGACAGATCATGGCCCATAATTTCAATAAGACCACTATCATGCATTAACAAGCCCATTAAACATTTAATCATTACTGATTTACCAGAACCTGATTTTCCCATAATCACTAAACTTTCACCTTTGTATAACTCTAAAGAAAATCCATTAAGCACATGGTTATCTCCAAAACTTTTTTTCAAGTCTACTATTTTTAAAACGGGTTCTCTGTTGTTTGTTTTTTCCATATTTAAACTTCAAAAAATATATCAACAATAAAAACAGCTATAAAGTCTATTACAAAAAGGAGCATAGAAGTATAAACTACAGCTGAATTAGAAGCTTCGCCAACACCAACAGTTCCTTTTTTACAATAATACCCCTTAAATGTACCGACCAAACCAATGGCAAAACCAAAGAAAAATGTTTTGATAGTTGCTGGAATAACATCAGAAAATTCTAGTGCATTTGTCACTTTATTAAAATAAAGTAAAAATGATACTTCTCCTTTTAGGTTCTCTACTATTGCGGAGCCAACTAAAGCAATGGCATCACCAAAAATAATAAGTAAAGGAAGCATAAGTGTAGCAGCTAAAATACGTGTTACCACTAAATACTTAAAGGGATTTGTACCCGAAACCTCCATGGCATCAATTTGTT
The nucleotide sequence above comes from Aureibaculum algae. Encoded proteins:
- a CDS encoding MlaD family protein, which gives rise to MQQTKTQKFKLGLFIIVSTLLLIIALYFIGNKQNIFGKTFKISAVFNNVNGLQLGNNVRYSGINVGTVKSIEMINDTTICVDMIVEDKILQHLKKNALAAISSDGLVGSMIINIVPVKESSEALMSGDTIKSFSKISTSDMMSTLNTTNENAALLTSDLLKITTEVNQGKGTLGMLINDESLALNIKETFLTLKSASISASETIDKLNKIINSVNYNESVAAVLLSDSISAKKMKSIIQNLDYSSSKIDSVLTNINNVVIGIKSGDGALNYMINDTVFVKNIDSTMMNLKDGSTLLNENLEALKHNFLFRGYFKKLEKKKLKENNKDN
- a CDS encoding ABC transporter ATP-binding protein, with the translated sequence MEKTNNREPVLKIVDLKKSFGDNHVLNGFSLELYKGESLVIMGKSGSGKSVMIKCLMGLLMHDSGLIEIMGHDLSKLTQNQLNDLRSQIGFLFQGSALYDSMTVRENLEFPLRKNKEKFKQKDALVLEALDSVGLAHVMDLMPEELSGGMKRRVALARAIILKPKIIIYDEPTTGLDPITSKEIIQLMRDIQEKYGASSLIITHDVDCARVIANRMILLIDGVNYAEGSFAELALSTDKNIKAFFK
- a CDS encoding MlaE family ABC transporter permease, with the translated sequence MKSKSTQLATKFKSFFEEIGDLAYFAGRFFKEVFTRPFEFKELLRQCYNMGNRSLLLVGVTGFILGLVFTLQSRPTLMEFGAESWMPSMVSISIVREIGPVIIALICAGRIGSGIGAELGSMRVTEQIDAMEVSGTNPFKYLVVTRILAATLMLPLLIIFGDAIALVGSAIVENLKGEVSFLLYFNKVTNALEFSDVIPATIKTFFFGFAIGLVGTFKGYYCKKGTVGVGEASNSAVVYTSMLLFVIDFIAVFIVDIFFEV